A region of Saimiri boliviensis isolate mSaiBol1 chromosome 8, mSaiBol1.pri, whole genome shotgun sequence DNA encodes the following proteins:
- the NRROS gene encoding transforming growth factor beta activator LRRC33 isoform X1, with product MLRAALEMELLPFWLCLGFHFLTVDWRNRSGTATAASQGGCKLVGGATDCRGQSLASVPSSLPPHAQTLILDANPLKTLWNHSLQLYPLLESLSLHSCHLERMDSGAFQKQGHLRSLVLGDNCLSENYKETAAALHALRSLRRLDLSGNSLTEDMAALMLQNLSSLQSVSLARNTILRLDDSVFEGLEHLRELDLQRNYIFEIEGGAFDSLTELRHLNLAYNNLPCIVDFRLTQLRFLNVSYNALEWFLASGGEAAFELEMLDLSHNQLLFFPLLPQSSKLHTLLLHDNNMGFYRDLYNASSPREMVAQFLLVDGNVTNITTVNLWEEFSSSDLSDLRFLDMSQNQFQYLPDGFLKKMPSLSHLNLNQNCLMTLHIREHEPPGGLTELDLSHNQLSELHLAPGLASCLGSLRLFNLSSNQLLGVPPGLFTNARNITTLDMSHNQISLCLPLAASDQVGPPSCVDFRNMASLRSLSLEGCGLGALPDGPFQGTSLTYLDLSSNWGVLNGSLAPLRDVAPMLQILSLRNMGLHSSFMELDFSGFGNLRELDLSGNCLTTFPRFRGSLALQTLDLRRNSLTALPQKAVSEQLLRGLRTIYLSQNPYDCCGVDGWGALQHGQTVADWAMVTCNLSSKIIHVTELSGGVPWDCKWQRLDLGLLYLVLILPSCLTLLVACTIIVLTFKKPLLQVIKSRCHWSSVY from the exons ATGCTGAG GGCTGCCCTTGAGATGGAGTTGTTGCCCTTTTGGCTCTGCCTGGGTTTTCACTTCTTGACAGTGGACTGGAGGAACAGAAGTGGAACGGCCACAGCAGCTTCCCAAGGGGGCTGCAAGTTG GTAGGTGGAGCCACTGACTGCCGAGGGCAGAGCCTTGCTTCGGTGCCCAGCAGCCTCCCACCCCATGCCCAGACACTCATCTTGGATGCCAACCCTCTCAAGACCCTGTGGAATCACTCCCTCCAGCTTTATCCTCTTCTGGAGAGCCTCAGCCTGCACAGCTGCCACCTGGAACGCATGGACAGCGGCGCCTTCCAGAAGCAAGGCCACCTGCGCAGCCTGGTCCTGGGGGACAACTGCCTCTCAGAGAACTACAAGGAGACAGCAGCCGCACTCCACGCCCTGCGGAGTCTGCGGAGGTTGGACTTGTCAGGAAACTCCCTGACAGAGGACATGGCGGCCCTCATGCTCCAGAACCTCTCCTCGCTGCAGTCCGTGTCCCTTGCAAGGAACACCATCCTGCGGCTGGATGACTCCGTCTTTGAGGGTCTGGAGCATCTCCGGGAGCTGGATTTGCAGAGGAACTACATCTTTGAGATTGAGGGAGGTGCTTTTGACAGCCTGACTGAGCTGAGGCACCTCAACCTGGCCTACAACAACCTCCCCTGTATCGTGGACTTCCGGCTCACGCAGCTGCGGTTCCTCAATGTCAGCTACAATGCCCTGGAGTGGTTCCTTGCGAGCGGGGGTGAGGCTGCCTTTGAGTTGGAGATGCTGGACCTTTCTCACAATCAGCTGCTGTTTTtccctctcctgccccagtccAGCAAGTTGCACACCCTCCTGCTGCACGACAACAACATGGGCTTCTACCGGGACCTGTACAACGCCTCGTCACCAAGGGAGATGGTGGCTCAGTTCCTTCTCGTGGACGGCAATGTGACCAACATCACCACCGTCAACCTCTGGGAGGAATTTTCCTCCAGCGACCTCTCAGATCTCCGCTTCCTGGACATGAGCCAGAACCAGTTCCAGTACCTGCCAGATGGCTTCCTGAAAAAGATGCCTTCCCTCTCCCACCTGAACCTCAACCAGAATTGCCTGATGACGCTTCACATTCGGGAGCACGAGCCCCCAGGGGGGCTCACCGAGCTGGACCTGAGCCACAACCAGCTTTCGGAGCTGCACCTGGCTCCAGGGCTCGCCAGCTGCCTGGGAAGCCTGCGCTTGTTCAACCTGAGCTCCAACCAGCTCCTGGGCGTCCCTCCTGGCCTCTTCACCAATGCCAGGAACATCACTACACTTGACATGAGCCACAATCagatctcactttgtctcccGCTAGCTGCCTCAGACCAGGTGGGACCCCCCAGCTGTGTGGATTTCAGGAATATGGCATCTTTAAGGAGCCTCTCTCTGGAGGGCTGTGGGCTGGGGGCATTGCCAGATGGCCCATTCCAAGGGACCTCCCTCACCTACTTAGACCTCTCAAGCAATTGGGGGGTTCTGAATGGGAGCCTTGCCCCACTCCGGGATGTGGCCCCCATGTTACAGATCCTGTCACTCAGGAACATGGGCCTCCACTCCAGCTTTATGGAGTTGGACTTCTCTGGGTTTGGGAATCTGAGGGAGTTAGATCTGTCGGGAAATTGCTTGACCACCTTCCCAAGGTTTCGGGGCAGCCTGGCCCTGCAGACCCTGGATCTCCGTAGAAACTCGCTCACAGCCCTTCCCCAGAAGGCTGTATCTGAGCAGCTCTTGAGAGGTCTGCGGACCATCTACCTCAGTCAGAATCCGTATGACTGCTGCGGGGTGGACGGCTGGGGAGCCCTGCAGCATGGACAGACTGTGGCCGACTGGGCCATGGTCACTTGCAACCTCTCCTCCAAAATCATCCATGTGACGGAGTTGTCAGGAGGCGTGCCTTGGGACTGTAAGTGGCAGCGGCTAGACCTAGGCCTGCTCTACCTCGTGCTCATCCTCCCCAGCTGCCTCACCCTGCTGGTGGCTTGCACCATCATCGTCCTCACTTTTAAGAAGCCTCTGCTTCAGGTAATCAAGAGCCGCTGCCACTGGTCCTCCGTATACTGA
- the NRROS gene encoding transforming growth factor beta activator LRRC33 isoform X2, which produces MELLPFWLCLGFHFLTVDWRNRSGTATAASQGGCKLVGGATDCRGQSLASVPSSLPPHAQTLILDANPLKTLWNHSLQLYPLLESLSLHSCHLERMDSGAFQKQGHLRSLVLGDNCLSENYKETAAALHALRSLRRLDLSGNSLTEDMAALMLQNLSSLQSVSLARNTILRLDDSVFEGLEHLRELDLQRNYIFEIEGGAFDSLTELRHLNLAYNNLPCIVDFRLTQLRFLNVSYNALEWFLASGGEAAFELEMLDLSHNQLLFFPLLPQSSKLHTLLLHDNNMGFYRDLYNASSPREMVAQFLLVDGNVTNITTVNLWEEFSSSDLSDLRFLDMSQNQFQYLPDGFLKKMPSLSHLNLNQNCLMTLHIREHEPPGGLTELDLSHNQLSELHLAPGLASCLGSLRLFNLSSNQLLGVPPGLFTNARNITTLDMSHNQISLCLPLAASDQVGPPSCVDFRNMASLRSLSLEGCGLGALPDGPFQGTSLTYLDLSSNWGVLNGSLAPLRDVAPMLQILSLRNMGLHSSFMELDFSGFGNLRELDLSGNCLTTFPRFRGSLALQTLDLRRNSLTALPQKAVSEQLLRGLRTIYLSQNPYDCCGVDGWGALQHGQTVADWAMVTCNLSSKIIHVTELSGGVPWDCKWQRLDLGLLYLVLILPSCLTLLVACTIIVLTFKKPLLQVIKSRCHWSSVY; this is translated from the exons ATGGAGTTGTTGCCCTTTTGGCTCTGCCTGGGTTTTCACTTCTTGACAGTGGACTGGAGGAACAGAAGTGGAACGGCCACAGCAGCTTCCCAAGGGGGCTGCAAGTTG GTAGGTGGAGCCACTGACTGCCGAGGGCAGAGCCTTGCTTCGGTGCCCAGCAGCCTCCCACCCCATGCCCAGACACTCATCTTGGATGCCAACCCTCTCAAGACCCTGTGGAATCACTCCCTCCAGCTTTATCCTCTTCTGGAGAGCCTCAGCCTGCACAGCTGCCACCTGGAACGCATGGACAGCGGCGCCTTCCAGAAGCAAGGCCACCTGCGCAGCCTGGTCCTGGGGGACAACTGCCTCTCAGAGAACTACAAGGAGACAGCAGCCGCACTCCACGCCCTGCGGAGTCTGCGGAGGTTGGACTTGTCAGGAAACTCCCTGACAGAGGACATGGCGGCCCTCATGCTCCAGAACCTCTCCTCGCTGCAGTCCGTGTCCCTTGCAAGGAACACCATCCTGCGGCTGGATGACTCCGTCTTTGAGGGTCTGGAGCATCTCCGGGAGCTGGATTTGCAGAGGAACTACATCTTTGAGATTGAGGGAGGTGCTTTTGACAGCCTGACTGAGCTGAGGCACCTCAACCTGGCCTACAACAACCTCCCCTGTATCGTGGACTTCCGGCTCACGCAGCTGCGGTTCCTCAATGTCAGCTACAATGCCCTGGAGTGGTTCCTTGCGAGCGGGGGTGAGGCTGCCTTTGAGTTGGAGATGCTGGACCTTTCTCACAATCAGCTGCTGTTTTtccctctcctgccccagtccAGCAAGTTGCACACCCTCCTGCTGCACGACAACAACATGGGCTTCTACCGGGACCTGTACAACGCCTCGTCACCAAGGGAGATGGTGGCTCAGTTCCTTCTCGTGGACGGCAATGTGACCAACATCACCACCGTCAACCTCTGGGAGGAATTTTCCTCCAGCGACCTCTCAGATCTCCGCTTCCTGGACATGAGCCAGAACCAGTTCCAGTACCTGCCAGATGGCTTCCTGAAAAAGATGCCTTCCCTCTCCCACCTGAACCTCAACCAGAATTGCCTGATGACGCTTCACATTCGGGAGCACGAGCCCCCAGGGGGGCTCACCGAGCTGGACCTGAGCCACAACCAGCTTTCGGAGCTGCACCTGGCTCCAGGGCTCGCCAGCTGCCTGGGAAGCCTGCGCTTGTTCAACCTGAGCTCCAACCAGCTCCTGGGCGTCCCTCCTGGCCTCTTCACCAATGCCAGGAACATCACTACACTTGACATGAGCCACAATCagatctcactttgtctcccGCTAGCTGCCTCAGACCAGGTGGGACCCCCCAGCTGTGTGGATTTCAGGAATATGGCATCTTTAAGGAGCCTCTCTCTGGAGGGCTGTGGGCTGGGGGCATTGCCAGATGGCCCATTCCAAGGGACCTCCCTCACCTACTTAGACCTCTCAAGCAATTGGGGGGTTCTGAATGGGAGCCTTGCCCCACTCCGGGATGTGGCCCCCATGTTACAGATCCTGTCACTCAGGAACATGGGCCTCCACTCCAGCTTTATGGAGTTGGACTTCTCTGGGTTTGGGAATCTGAGGGAGTTAGATCTGTCGGGAAATTGCTTGACCACCTTCCCAAGGTTTCGGGGCAGCCTGGCCCTGCAGACCCTGGATCTCCGTAGAAACTCGCTCACAGCCCTTCCCCAGAAGGCTGTATCTGAGCAGCTCTTGAGAGGTCTGCGGACCATCTACCTCAGTCAGAATCCGTATGACTGCTGCGGGGTGGACGGCTGGGGAGCCCTGCAGCATGGACAGACTGTGGCCGACTGGGCCATGGTCACTTGCAACCTCTCCTCCAAAATCATCCATGTGACGGAGTTGTCAGGAGGCGTGCCTTGGGACTGTAAGTGGCAGCGGCTAGACCTAGGCCTGCTCTACCTCGTGCTCATCCTCCCCAGCTGCCTCACCCTGCTGGTGGCTTGCACCATCATCGTCCTCACTTTTAAGAAGCCTCTGCTTCAGGTAATCAAGAGCCGCTGCCACTGGTCCTCCGTATACTGA